From a single Endozoicomonas euniceicola genomic region:
- the tnpA gene encoding IS200/IS605 family transposase — protein sequence MLKGYLRKRHSVTKLVVHLVFTTKYRRKLFDGYMIKQLRESFESACEKLECQLLEMNGEKDHVHLLVAYPPKLAISVMVNNLKSTSSRRLRMLNTHLTAQSKAGLMWSRSYFACSAAGATIETLKDYVNSQSTPD from the coding sequence TTGCTTAAAGGGTATCTTCGCAAACGACATAGCGTTACCAAGCTGGTTGTTCATTTGGTGTTCACGACAAAGTACAGGCGAAAGCTTTTTGATGGCTATATGATCAAGCAGTTACGGGAGTCGTTCGAGAGTGCATGTGAAAAACTGGAATGCCAGTTACTTGAAATGAATGGCGAAAAAGATCACGTACACCTGTTGGTGGCCTACCCACCAAAACTGGCTATCAGTGTCATGGTAAATAATCTCAAATCAACATCATCAAGACGGTTGCGAATGCTGAATACCCACCTTACTGCTCAGAGCAAAGCAGGCTTAATGTGGTCAAGGTCTTACTTTGCTTGCAGTGCTGCCGGTGCAACTATCGAGACTCTGAAGGACTACGTTAATAGCCAGAGTACACCAGATTGA
- a CDS encoding RNA-guided endonuclease InsQ/TnpB family protein, which produces MLRATKVRIYPTSEQAEFLDRQFDAVRFVWNKALAIKVHYYKVRGQSLSPKKHLKPLLAKAKKSRKYSWLKNADSIALQQATINLDTAFQNFFNPKLQARFPRFKKKHGKQSSYHCTSVSVGDNGIKIPKCKPIRAKVHREIVGKVKSITLSRTLTGKYFASILADDTQEQPKQIDNLEANQVVGVDMGIADLAITSTGHKTGNPRFLKKAQRNLKRKQQALSRCKKGSKGRHKARLLVAKAHERVAFARNDFQHKLSKQLIDENQAVIVETLKVKNMLKNKRLARSIADAGWHSLITKLEYKAKQEGKHLVKIDQWFASSKTCSVCDLKQEKMPLRIRSWECSCGAIHDRDINAARNIKKQGILKLKAEGLSVSADGGLRKSGRLSVAA; this is translated from the coding sequence ATGCTGAGAGCCACCAAAGTACGAATCTATCCAACATCAGAGCAGGCGGAATTTCTCGACCGTCAGTTTGATGCTGTGCGGTTCGTATGGAACAAGGCCCTGGCTATTAAGGTTCATTATTACAAGGTTCGTGGGCAGAGCCTTTCTCCCAAAAAACACCTGAAGCCCTTGCTGGCAAAAGCCAAGAAAAGCCGAAAGTACTCATGGCTGAAAAACGCTGACTCTATTGCACTGCAACAGGCCACTATCAATCTGGATACGGCCTTTCAAAACTTTTTCAATCCCAAATTGCAGGCAAGATTTCCTCGCTTCAAGAAAAAGCATGGCAAGCAAAGTAGCTACCATTGTACGTCTGTCTCTGTGGGCGATAACGGGATAAAAATCCCCAAGTGCAAGCCCATAAGGGCTAAAGTGCATCGTGAAATAGTGGGTAAGGTGAAGTCTATCACCCTGAGCAGAACGCTAACCGGCAAGTATTTTGCCTCCATATTGGCTGATGATACCCAGGAACAACCAAAACAGATTGATAATCTTGAAGCTAATCAGGTTGTCGGTGTTGATATGGGGATTGCTGATCTGGCTATCACCAGTACCGGCCATAAGACTGGCAATCCTCGCTTTCTGAAAAAAGCACAACGTAACCTGAAAAGAAAACAACAGGCTCTATCTCGCTGCAAGAAAGGCTCAAAAGGTAGGCACAAAGCCCGTTTATTGGTGGCAAAGGCGCATGAGCGTGTAGCCTTTGCCCGTAATGATTTTCAGCATAAGCTATCAAAACAACTCATCGACGAAAACCAAGCGGTGATTGTGGAGACACTGAAAGTTAAAAACATGCTCAAGAACAAGCGTCTTGCTCGTTCTATTGCTGATGCTGGCTGGCACTCACTGATAACCAAACTCGAATACAAGGCAAAGCAGGAAGGTAAACATCTGGTGAAGATAGACCAGTGGTTTGCATCCTCTAAAACTTGCTCAGTCTGCGATTTGAAACAGGAAAAAATGCCATTGAGAATCCGATCATGGGAGTGTAGCTGTGGTGCTATCCATGACCGGGATATTAATGCAGCTCGCAATATCAAGAAGCAAGGCATATTGAAATTAAAGGCGGAAGGACTGTCCGTTTCTGCTGATGGAGGCTTGCGTAAATCCGGCAGACTGTCGGTTGCTGCCTAA
- a CDS encoding nitroreductase family protein, whose amino-acid sequence MELLQGLQQRVSTPRLTEPAPDARQLEQIFQAALRAPDHARLRPWRFLTVAGEARHALGEVFARVALEDQPDLAPEAIARFKALPLRAPLLVALVCKITKHPKVPDIEQQLSVAAAAQNILNAAYALGVGAMWRTGSVSYHPATASALGLARHEQLLGFIYMGTPSGSAKKLEPLETKDYVMAWQDQASSQRVTGE is encoded by the coding sequence ATGGAATTACTGCAAGGGCTGCAACAACGAGTATCAACACCAAGGCTCACTGAACCAGCTCCGGACGCCAGACAGCTGGAACAGATTTTTCAGGCGGCATTGCGCGCCCCCGATCATGCCCGTCTGCGCCCATGGCGCTTTCTGACCGTTGCCGGGGAAGCCCGTCATGCACTGGGTGAAGTGTTTGCCAGAGTGGCTCTGGAAGATCAGCCAGACCTGGCACCGGAAGCGATAGCGCGCTTTAAAGCATTGCCCCTGCGTGCGCCTCTGCTGGTGGCTCTGGTGTGTAAGATTACAAAACATCCGAAAGTACCGGATATTGAACAACAGTTGTCTGTAGCCGCTGCCGCACAGAATATTCTTAATGCCGCTTATGCGTTGGGCGTAGGTGCCATGTGGCGAACGGGCTCGGTCAGTTATCATCCTGCAACGGCCAGTGCGTTGGGGCTGGCAAGGCATGAGCAACTGCTGGGTTTTATCTATATGGGAACGCCCAGTGGTTCCGCTAAAAAGCTGGAGCCACTGGAAACAAAGGATTATGTGATGGCCTGGCAGGATCAGGCTTCTAGTCAGCGGGTAACAGGGGAATAA
- a CDS encoding YcgN family cysteine cluster protein: MTQEHFWEHKALSEMTPEEWESLCDGCGRCCLHKLEDEDTGEIYYTAIACQLLDTHSCQCADYPNRKVKVPGCLKLGLEDVPQFHWLPNTCAYRLLADNQPLPAWHPLVSGSTNSVHEAGISVQDVAMPEQQVPEDEWEDYIIPLLPAD, from the coding sequence ATGACTCAAGAACATTTCTGGGAACACAAAGCCCTGTCCGAAATGACCCCGGAAGAATGGGAAAGCCTGTGCGATGGCTGCGGTCGCTGCTGCCTGCACAAGCTGGAAGACGAAGACACGGGTGAAATTTACTATACCGCCATTGCCTGCCAACTGCTGGATACCCACTCATGCCAGTGTGCCGATTACCCAAACCGCAAGGTAAAGGTTCCGGGCTGTCTGAAGCTGGGACTGGAAGATGTTCCTCAGTTTCACTGGTTACCGAATACCTGTGCTTACCGGCTGTTAGCCGATAACCAGCCACTGCCGGCATGGCACCCTCTGGTGTCCGGCTCCACAAACAGTGTACATGAAGCCGGAATCTCGGTGCAGGATGTTGCTATGCCCGAACAGCAGGTGCCAGAAGACGAATGGGAAGACTACATTATTCCCCTGTTACCCGCTGACTAG
- a CDS encoding YcgL domain-containing protein, which yields MKKLLVSIYKSSRRDEMYLYVQKQERLQKVPAPLLEVFGKEQHVMDLLLTPERQLARVEADQVINDIETRGFFLQMPPSDLDSQDEQH from the coding sequence ATGAAGAAGTTACTGGTCTCTATCTATAAAAGCAGCCGCAGGGATGAAATGTATCTGTATGTACAGAAACAGGAGCGTCTGCAAAAAGTACCCGCTCCGCTGCTGGAAGTGTTTGGCAAAGAGCAGCACGTTATGGATCTGCTACTGACCCCTGAACGCCAGCTGGCCAGAGTCGAAGCTGACCAGGTGATCAATGATATTGAAACCCGGGGTTTCTTTCTGCAAATGCCACCCTCCGACCTCGACAGCCAGGACGAACAACACTGA
- the rnd gene encoding ribonuclease D: MPVSHPDPIWVTDNDTLATYCTQWLKLDAIALDTEFIRTDTFYPKPGLIQLGTGQEVFLLDPLKIDNWQPFAQLLGSEQVVKVLHACSEDIEVFHILSGNKPAAIFDTQLAASYAGLGHSLGYQNLLKTLLGVDLPKDATRSDWLQRPLTDIQVSYATLDVVHLLEVYQLLQQRLKPMPHWNWLLEDCSNLSNGDLYPKPEEQWKEVKRAWQLRPRQLCVLKVLAEYREREARRSNVPRNRVIPRGSLWPLARYMPDNIHSLSAIQDMRHSNIRHYGEEVLSLIEMARELPGEQHPKPLPAPLPKAAKEHGQRLKRYTSQKAEELNLPVELLMLGKILTPMLRSRLEYGLFKLPEQLQGWRRTVFAEPMVEQLNQPEQ, translated from the coding sequence ATGCCAGTATCACACCCTGATCCCATCTGGGTTACAGACAACGACACTCTTGCCACGTACTGCACCCAATGGTTGAAACTGGATGCTATTGCGCTGGACACCGAATTTATCCGTACCGATACTTTCTACCCTAAACCCGGCCTGATTCAACTGGGTACAGGTCAGGAAGTCTTTCTGCTGGACCCGCTGAAAATCGATAACTGGCAACCATTTGCCCAGCTGCTTGGCAGTGAGCAGGTGGTAAAGGTTCTTCATGCCTGCAGTGAAGATATTGAAGTTTTCCATATCCTCTCCGGCAACAAACCCGCCGCCATTTTTGATACCCAGCTGGCAGCCTCCTATGCCGGGCTGGGGCATTCGCTGGGCTACCAGAACCTGTTGAAAACGCTTCTGGGCGTCGATCTGCCAAAAGACGCGACTCGCTCCGACTGGCTGCAACGGCCTTTAACCGATATTCAGGTCAGTTATGCAACTCTGGATGTGGTTCACCTGCTTGAGGTGTATCAGCTTCTGCAACAGCGACTAAAGCCAATGCCTCACTGGAACTGGTTGCTGGAAGACTGTTCCAACCTGTCTAACGGCGATCTCTACCCAAAGCCGGAAGAACAGTGGAAAGAGGTCAAGCGAGCCTGGCAGTTACGACCCAGGCAGTTATGCGTACTCAAGGTACTGGCAGAATACCGTGAGCGGGAAGCCCGCCGTAGCAACGTTCCCAGAAACCGGGTGATCCCCAGAGGATCATTATGGCCACTGGCACGCTATATGCCTGACAATATCCATTCACTGTCGGCTATTCAGGACATGCGTCATAGCAATATCCGCCACTATGGGGAAGAAGTTCTCAGCCTGATCGAAATGGCCAGAGAGCTGCCGGGAGAGCAACACCCGAAACCTCTGCCTGCCCCTTTGCCCAAAGCTGCAAAAGAGCATGGTCAGCGACTCAAACGATACACCAGCCAGAAAGCTGAAGAACTTAACCTCCCTGTGGAGTTGCTGATGCTGGGTAAAATTCTGACGCCCATGCTTCGCAGCCGACTGGAGTACGGATTGTTCAAACTGCCAGAACAATTGCAGGGCTGGCGTCGCACCGTTTTTGCTGAACCCATGGTTGAGCAGCTGAATCAGCCTGAACAATAA
- the htpX gene encoding protease HtpX, with the protein MKRILLFLATNLAVMVVASITLNILGVGRYLTANGLDMGALLAFCAVFGFAGSFVSLMLSKTMAKMGTGTQIIDQPRTAQERWLLDTVKELSDKAGIGMPEVGIFPSPESNAFATGWNKNAALVAVSQGLLDRFSPREARAVIGHEIGHVANGDMVTLTLIQGVVNTFVMFFARIIGYAVDSFLRRDDENSGGVGIGYYITSIVAEIVLGILASAIVMWFSRQREFRADQAGAELAGRSDMIAALERLRSEYDAPSVMPATMSAFGIRSGLKSGIAALFTSHPPLEDRILALQSSR; encoded by the coding sequence ATGAAAAGAATACTGCTATTTCTGGCCACAAACCTTGCGGTTATGGTGGTGGCAAGCATTACACTCAACATTCTCGGTGTCGGCCGCTATCTCACCGCTAACGGGCTGGACATGGGCGCACTGCTGGCGTTCTGTGCCGTATTCGGATTCGCAGGCTCTTTTGTCTCCCTGATGCTGTCCAAGACCATGGCGAAAATGGGTACCGGCACTCAGATTATTGATCAGCCACGCACTGCTCAGGAACGCTGGCTGCTGGATACAGTTAAAGAGCTGTCAGATAAAGCCGGTATCGGCATGCCGGAAGTGGGCATTTTCCCCTCACCAGAGTCCAACGCCTTTGCTACTGGCTGGAACAAAAATGCGGCCCTGGTAGCCGTCAGTCAGGGCTTGCTGGATCGCTTCAGCCCAAGAGAAGCCAGGGCGGTTATCGGGCATGAAATTGGTCATGTTGCCAATGGCGACATGGTGACCCTGACACTGATTCAGGGGGTGGTGAATACCTTTGTCATGTTCTTCGCCCGAATTATTGGCTACGCCGTCGACAGTTTCCTGCGTCGTGATGACGAAAACTCTGGCGGAGTGGGTATCGGCTACTACATCACCAGCATCGTGGCAGAAATTGTTCTGGGTATTCTCGCCAGTGCCATAGTTATGTGGTTCTCCCGCCAGCGCGAGTTCCGGGCTGACCAGGCTGGTGCCGAGCTGGCTGGTCGCAGTGATATGATTGCAGCCCTTGAACGCCTGCGCTCTGAATACGACGCCCCCAGCGTCATGCCTGCCACCATGAGTGCTTTTGGTATTCGCAGCGGCCTGAAGAGTGGCATTGCCGCCCTGTTCACCAGTCATCCACCGCTGGAAGATCGTATTCTGGCGTTACAATCCTCCCGTTAA